The Lepeophtheirus salmonis chromosome 13, UVic_Lsal_1.4, whole genome shotgun sequence genome segment CAGGACTCGCTGTTAATCGTTGTTACAAGACCaagtaaaaaatgacttactcaaattacttatatttttgattaagctCCTGACAATATTTAATTGTCTTAAagtgtatgtataaatatatgcatgttCAATCATTTAGGTACGCTTTTTTTGGCGTACATATTTTCAGCAGGGATATTTCATCGCAAAtcattccaactttttttttaggcCAAGTATAAATTTTGGcatcatttaaatatacttgGATTTTAAACACTGGTAATTCCAGTGAGATATCATGAAATagttacaatttctttttgaaaaacatttcaaagggacaaatataattatgttaatattctttaaattacaatatatttaaagctaTAATTGATTGtttcaaattgacaaattaataaaagaacttGTCTCATATTAAATCCTGATGGGAATAGCTTCAATTAAAAGTAGCtgtataataaatgataatatattttttaatttttttttaaatcaaaagttgAAGACCTTCACTCGGCCTTTTTTTGCGCCTGTTTtcacattaaaattttattttacaagtccatatttttttcatgataaagACTAAAATGACTTGATTTGGGGTGGGCACAGCCTACGAATGCCCCTGATATATAAAGTGTTTATTCTCAGTAGGTCTTCTTATACTCCAAGAAACGCTTATcaagaaagatatatttttttgttcaccaGTTAAATGTGATAGTTAATCTCATTTATGATTGTACATTTACATTTAACCAGATATTTTAAGAATCAGAATCTACTTGACCATCCTATGGTGTATGTTCTAAGCATGACTGTCCATCGGCCAAAAGTAAAATTACGTAACAACATACTCGTAACTCTTAGCTAAAATATGGGAATATTTACCCCATTTTTCTTACTCTTAAGATACTTGCATACAATAGACAGAGTTTTCAGGTGAGGGCCCCtaacatatttagaaaaatatatctattgtatacaagtcataataaaaaattggggCTTTAGCAGATATTCCTTTTTGTGGATTGACAGTATATGTATCGTGTtaagttacatattattatgataatctactataatataatagatGGATGTCCACTATTAAAACCGCTTaaccagggtatttatttcacaaacagAGACTGATACACAcagtaaacataaaataaaagttgtttagaatactagtttattaaaattataatttttaggagTCCAACTTtctttaaaactaataaattatcattaaaaatagataagtTATGAGCTATTAAATTTTCAGTTTACaacatttactttataattatgagAAATCTATTTTGTTACCTCGTCAAAATAAGatcactcaaaaatgaaatgaaaaaaacattacataaCCATAAATAATCATTTCCGTGTTCTTTCCCTGAATAAATCCTATGGAATTCTAGATATTAGATAATGTTTGGAATTCCGTGTTGTAATACAGACAATGTTGAAGTCTATAATTAACGcaagtttaattatatagaaatcacaaaacctttaggatatatttttctatgaaggGGATAGGAATCaagatattgaaattataaatttccttgtctaataagaaaaatattatctaggCAAAATACATCTTCCAGGGGTTATTCAAATGTCGAAActactaaaataatatgttacttaaatttttttcaaataattgatcGTTTTTTTACCACTAATATTAActtaaaactatacttttttttaaattttaagtattataaagCTTCAAGTATTAAACCTTGTTCATTCAGTTTATTCTTAGGACTAGTCATATCAGTCTTGGGATTGTCAGTCCTAGAACTGATTAGACACAGATAAAATACAGttatgtgacgtcatcaaggacctaACTTAATAGgcttttaggactgatatgcattATTGAACTGGACTTGCCCAAGACTAAAATACCAAGTACTATTTTAATTAGAAtccaatagattttttttcaaatagaaaagtCTGCATTTTAATTTGGATTTAATTTCATACGGAAACAATACGTAATTTCTCACAATATCTTATATCACATCAAATTAtatctcaaaattaatatttttacatttatttatactttcagAGGATCCTTTAAATGTCAGAACGCATACTTAAACTATTGTGTCACAGATTATACGATGAAACAGCCCATCAAAAACATATGTCCACCAAATTTTAAGTAAAGACAATATAACcagtacataatataataggTAAAGACTAAGCTTCATTATGTGTTTATTTCAGTTGTGTAAATCGCGAGTTCAAGAATGGAAAGGCAAAAGTGTGCATTCCTAGTAAAATTTTTCAAAGGTTTGGAAAATGTAGTAATGACTTTGACTGTGGATATTCTACTCTATTAAACAACTGGGCCTTATGTTTAGGCAGTAAGTGCGATGGACCCATTCAATAAAGGAATTTAAATTTACTCAATCATTACTGTAACGTGGATAGCAAATAAGTTTTAAGTTGTCTATAAAATTgcaattatacaattttgtacATCATTTATTTAGACAACAGAAGTAATGTCATGTAAGTGGGGATTAAATTCACAAATTGAGTCAAATTTTATCTATAACTGTTATAATAGACAAATATaatcattctttaattttattgatatatgatttattttcttttaaataacattacatatatttactcgTATAAGTAGacgtttataaaaatttataggtaaatttaataaaaatcctatttatGCTGGCTGTATTTAATCTCTAGGgtcatttttacttattagtttaggtatatattttcttgtttggtattttctatttttatatcaataaagttcaaaaatttcaGAACTATAAATATTGGACGTATATCAGGAGTACAGTGATTTAAAATATCGTATATTGCACTTCACCCCAATGGGCAACTTAACATTGTATATGTGCGCGTAatagttattttgttatataaatactttataggTACAGTGAGACCTGCAGTtccaaataataagaaaatgtaGGTTAATCAATTCTGAAACACAGATCCTGTCATCAGTTCATAGTGAACTAACTATGAACAAGTTTGCTTAAAAAGCTTTAAAGATTCAACATAGCCCCATTTTATATACACACCTTAGGTCTTCAATAGACCTATAGGGCTATTCATTATGGaattatacacataaatatgaaatcatGCAGTGTTCCTTTCCTAAATACTTAAGACGGTTTACCACATCTGTAGTGTGTGTACACGTATAAgcgtatatataggtataaatatatacacttataagttataagatTTACATGCATAATAAATGAAGATGTTTTAACCCGCTTTAAAATAGAGTCAATGCAGAGCACTCCCTGGTCTGTGAATTATGATATAAACTTTCACATGGTCTTTGATAGATCATGTAAAAGTTTATAATAACGCAACTTGAGTAATATATATGATTCACAAAACCTATACCCATTCCTCTTTAGAAAAGGAATTTGgatgaccttttttaagaaatataataatatcttctATCTTATATAGTCTTTTCTTTAAAGTGTTTTATAGGAACCCTCAAATCTCCTCCCGCTTAAGATCCAATACTTTAGAGTCTCCTATTCCATCTATCGATGAAACTTTAACTTCGCTTTCTGATAAAGAAATACGACCTCTTTTGTCgactttttataatacaatatacgATATATTAACGATGCCTAATCTGTCAACAACAATGAATACTTTATCTATCCTCATTCTTGGGACACATAAAAGTTTGGATATATCTAATAACCAAGAAGTACTTTATAAAATCGTTACAAGGAATTGcaactttgcaattttttcgAGATTTgttttgtacataataaaatatattaaatttgtttagtgactaaaaattataatactttaaaacattgaattttgatcaattttctactatagaaaaatatatattttacaactaaaAAATTAGCCAATCccgacattttgaaaaaaatcacgATTCAGTTAATCTTTTCTCCCGatcgtctttatttatttaatgagcCCATTTGAAAAACATCGTCGAATATAGTCAAAAACTTGttgaaacataattattttttatgcccatctatttgattgataaaaagagtcaaatttatttgttttaaatgagtAGTTAATAAAATGTAGCTTTTCAACagctacatatatttttataataaaagacagatcggatatatttttttaattaatctaaaaacTATAACTGTACACTaatagtggaaaaaaaaaaataacaaaataatataatccccaaatgtaaataaaaaatagaaaaatatgtcgCACAAATAtagaattaactaaaaattgtATGAGTTCTCCCTCATTTCCCTGCAAACAATAGAGGTATAAAATTCCAATGACTTTTCGATCTACAATAAAGACTTTGCTtgaaaatgtctaaatttgattttgaggGGTAGATGTTGTTGGGAACAGAACTTGGATCGTTGATAGAAAAGTAAATAACTAAAAGTGAAATATAAATTAGGTACTTTGGGTTAAAATACACGTAATATCCAAGGTATTAGAAGAAATCATATTCTTCTTCATATTCACAACAACCCTGTTGAAATTATGATGTGATTAAAATAACAGAATCTCTATGTTAATAAAGCCAAATTTTTCGAATATGCCTATGTATGAGTTTAAGGATGTGTGTTGGAATGAAAACCagtcatttttatataagaaataagaatatattattatcaataaaaagttgCAGGCGTTTTACATGTAGCATCAAGCGTGTATACACGGCGCAGtatatatagtgcaccctgatatatatcatatacatatttttgatccaagaaataacaacgtaatcatattaataaaatattgtaggaGTTTTGAATGGTGCATTCAACCTGTCATCAGTCTTGACGttatatcattgttttttcacaagctagcattaattttttttttgttcttgaggaaagaacataCATAATCGGCCTATGTAATGAGTAACTAGttatgagtgtgctcatgaaagaaaatgagtaaaactgaggatttcttggaaAGTTATCTTCTATGTTTCAAGGGCAATGTGTGTCTGTTCTATAACACCTAATAACTTTAGGGCATTCTGGGTACTACTTCAGGTATATTTGAACTTCAAATGGCCTAGCTAgcgttatttatattattttttagctaaTGTTTTAAGAGCATCACATTGGTTAATTTTATTCGGTTTTTATTAACGTTATACCATGTACAAAACATTGTACTGATCATATATTTTCGTATTATGTagttgattatatataatataataatacttcatTAGTGTAAggaataaaaagtcatttaaatatagtatttgtgTTCAGTTCAACCATGGATATTAGCTTGTACTAGATGGAACGTACATTTATAGGACACATGCATAAACATGGTCTGAAAGGACCAggtaggaaaaaagaaaaaaaaattaatatagacttcaaactgtttttcttttttatattttgcacactttttttaacatgctacTCAATAAGTAGGTTAATCAAACAATGTTGCTCTAGGAAGATCATTGacgttgtttttttcttttctctgcttggaaatctattttttttgttccactttctgtatatataatatacagtatAGGTTTTTGTCACGATATTTTTGGACCGGTTCCCTTCCCGAAGTATGTATCGGCATTTTGAcaattattccattaaaaatataaataaaaatgtgacTAAGGGCAATTCACACGCATATTTTATAGGTGTCTGGAGGCTTTTTGTTTTCTATTGTAGAAATGCGGGGGGTTACGTCATTGGAAGGACAATTTGTTGTCTCTGACAAGAAATTATCTTTATACCTCGTTTCATcgtgtattaattatttaccttggtttttttttaatataccaaaagttaaaaatcgattttatttCAACTTTGTACGAAGAtaatatatggtcacagtaataggtcattaaatttttggaggtcaaggtcaaagataaaataactttggaacTAATTgagatacattaattattttgatttaatgcTGAGGGTTTCCGCTCCACCGAGTGCCCAATCCagattattatgaaatttagtATATTACCGTTTTAAACGTGTCAGTAAACCGGTGAGACTGTAGTAACGGTATACCAAATAACACTAAAAGCTCATGTTAATAGATGGGCAAACCGTAGAAGAAAGGAACAgttttaagattagaaaaggGAAACGATTTGTGTAAGGGTGTTTATTTGTTAATTCCTTAATAGGTTGTCGTGGTATTAACATATACCtttggttatatttaaaaaacctaaaaaaaaacataaatatttatatattgtgtagAAGTAGCAACGTTTAAAAAGCAAATTGTGCATGTTGCAATTTTGTgtcttaaaatacaaattttatattgaacatTGGTCGttctaattatcaactattcATTGATGCTATCATTTCATCTTGATCTTTTAATAAtgacatggttattatgtatttataggaAATATAGTTATAGACATTGAGGcgttataatgtgccacagaatgctgatttttaagttatttgttttaaaatagtcaaaaaaaaatatcgattatCCATGgtacattcaattattgaattatcctCATTCCAAGTActataaatacttcatttataaaggatttttatgtttaaatataattttataatactttctCTCAAATATTgctaatttaattgtaaaagatTCTCTTCTTCATAGGAGTAATTGATTTCCTTgtatcaaaatcatataatagacaGTTGATTTTAACAACGGTTTTAATTCAAAAGTGTCCTATGTCTATTTCTCGTCTTCTCCTTGCGCTCACAGAGATGTCTACCCATAGTAATCcctacataaatttatttttctaatacacCTCCaattatatctacaaaatttttgaaaactaaataagaaaaatttctcTTTATTATGctcagtttgaaaaaaaaaaataactaaaaggtatatatgtacaataccCACCtacgtatttataaatatgcctgtcatttaaataattaatacactTTACGGCATTCTCTCTCAATATTGAGACATGTTCCTATACGTCCTCTAAAAATAGACTAAAGATGAGAATAATACATGTTccatttcaaatgtttttaaattgaaggaagggatttaattttaacttttatatccAGACAATAAGCATCATCAAACAAAGTGGAGACACAACCAAACGTCAgcggaaataaaaataaatcaattttgtgttcatcccatgtctctaagtgtacaACTGTCGGAGAACAAACATAAAAGCTAACGTGTGCCATCTTCTCCACGCCCCTGTCATTGCTgggaaggctgcagagaccgttggTATCTCTATCCAGACTGTTTCCaacataaaaaagtcaattacaacCCAATACACctaagaagaaccaaaaattatGGATGATTTCTGGCTTGCCTTCATATGGCCCTCCTAGACTTTGTACTTTAAGGCGTCCTGGAAAATAATGTGTGTCGCAACTCCCATCCAAATTGCTATTCACTCCTATTTTCCACCATGACAACGTGATACGCCATGAACACTGCCTTCATCGTCATGAACTGGCAATGTGTTGGCCGGCGTGGCGAGGGATCTTATTAcatgtgaaggaggacatattgaataaaaaaagtataactaaatataatatttaaacaaatcacaaattaattttgaattgtcCTTTtctgattgaataaaaatctcGCTTTTCGTAATTAAGTCATGCGTAGACAAGTTGTGGGTCTCCACTCTGAGTACATACATAATGAAAAGTAGAGCTTATCAAGTGATTTTGTATGggaatttagtattttatagcAATTGAGTAGACACAGGTAATTGAATTTTGGACTCGGGTGTTTTAATACTTCCGAGTAATTTGTAGCTATATAgccttaaatacaaaaaaacctttCAGAAGTAGTTCCATAATAATGTATCCAAGTTACAAATGAGTCATAATTATAGGTACTAGAACAGAGGGGGAAGTTAATAatactatatttgaaatatttttccatgtgCAAAATGTGGTTTTTTATGTTACCACTGATGATGTCACTATATTACTTTATGTCATTTTACTACATGACGTAGAACTCATTTTGTTAATTCAGTTGAAAGGCTGAATTCATATGGGTTGCATAGTTAGTTATAGGTTATTACTCAAGTATAATTGACTCCCCTAGAGGACAAAAAAGGCTTAGGCAAATACATATggataaatattgatatgtCATATCTGTTTCTACGTtcagttacaaaaaattaacaaaaaattaaattattcaacaaattagACTTCTGAGGTCAAATAGATTTAGTACATATGTAAGCAgtgaaaaatgtaataaacaaGACAAGATTATAGCTTGTGACCCCTCCACACTTTAGATTGGGTTTGGAATCCCTGATGAgaagcaaaaaatttataattctgtGAATTGTAATCATAAGGACTTCTTGTTGAGTTTTCAACACAGATGATAACTCAGAAGAGAtgaatttcatttgaatttgaaccatgaattagaataattatttttcattattattaattcattaaagtatttattattcttataaataatagatgtttatttcaatggtACATCCACAACATCTAttacttttgacttttttgtgaGTTGTCTATTTGTCTCATCTTGCTCCCTGTTTGTAGGAATGTGACAATTGTTGAAATTCTCGTGGAGCATATATCCATAAAGTATTTGTCGTTAATCTACAAATATTAGTCTTGTTATTAATCATTACTCACTATCTCCAAACGTATTTGCGAGCAAAGATcactatagttttaaaaatgatctttttcagatgatatattatgtacaaaagtttctttaatatatttttatttacacctATCCACCTAGCCGTAGCCTCTCGGaggtattttaaatttaaatgggTGATACTTAATTTCCTTTGTAATTTATTCTCACGAGTGCTTAGACAACTTTCAAATCTCTCCTTATTGAGGTTCTGAACGTTAGTTTATTGAagtcaaattcaatttaattaagcaaaaatatttattaaccatTCACTTAAGAATAGTTCAAAAGcttgaaaaaatgaagacatAGTCTAACATGTATAATTTTGGGTATTTAACTAATCATATACAGTCAttgattaatcataaatttgacaCCTTCTAATCATAAAGTAGATATTTccctaaatgaaaaaaaatatgaaagaaataattgcctaaaatttcatttacgaTGCCAAAAATACGCCTCTTTGctacttgaataaaatattcaaaatattaatttacttgaTCCTCGCAGTGATTGACTAATTGAGAAAAGGGGGTTCTGCTAAATGTCCGTTACTTGCAATATACTACATAcgcaatataaatattaataattccattttttttaaatcacccaATATCCtagattttgatgaaattagaaTTGTTTGTAGATACATATCTTATGAgcttaattttcatatttcattgcTTAATTTGACGCACAGCAAGAGTCATGAGCATTAGAAGTTCAGTCAGGATTTTCTACCCAACATTAATCTCAAAGCctaaaacaattttacaaagATTTTAAGCCGTGGTTATTAACATAGAATACAATAAATGTTGATTTGTATTAATCTAAATATACTCTGATTACTATATATCATGAAGTATATCAGGTCATGGCTCAGTATATAATTGTCCGATTTCAATTGATTTGCTTCATAATActaatacatatacaaatagtaatatgaaaattattttatggcaCCCCAGCCAAGCCACATATTCGAACTCCTCATGCTTTAGTTGGATctttaatttactaaaatacgATAAGTATTCTAAAATATACGGAGGCATTTTAATGGGATAACCTTCATCTTGGCTTAGGtataattggaaaaatgttATAAGCACTTTAAACTTACGTAgcgatattattattatgattagtGACGAGATTTAGCGGTTTTTTTGGGCTGGCGATCTtttattctactctgagtccaacaagaacaaTTAttactctacaacaaatcctaaaggttactctctgtcttttatgagcacacatgaatgttcaatctggttatcaatataattgaatatatgtagtagaaaatgaagttcactaataagaagttaaataataacaacagctactgatgaatattaaattcattCTTCACTTTTCCAATTCCAAAAGAACTGGCCAGCTAAACAACAATAATGAGTTTTACATTACTAATTATgagtctaaaaaatattttgacatgtTTGTGACCCCTATCTTCCCTTCTTCAAAATGTATACAACGTGTACAAGAAAGTTGTATacaatctttttgtttttaaaagtgtttgtCTGTCATAAACATATAATAACACCTGAGTCTTTTGGTGTTTACGGTAGTCATGACAGTTATAAATGACTCTTAAGATAAAAGGACTTTATAAATAGGGACATTGtgttgttattaaaataatacttgactatgataataaaaaatgcatgaAAGTGTCCGAATACCTATCAAAAGCATAAATAGCTACAttaactaaattgaccaaaataaaaagtgagaatgtacaatatacataacttAACATAATTTCAAATCCCACTTgcctaaaatttaaacaaaaatactttgatttgttacaaagaaatacatatttatatccataatgaatcttaactttttttccttGTAATAGCGGAATTACTGTGTTATGTGCAATTTTAACTTTGTCAGCTATTTTCAGTTTCGTCTTGTCTTCGTCTCTTCTTCGTCTTGTCTTCATCAACCAATAGTCGTCGTCAGTCATTAATCTTGGTCATCATTTCGTCAGCTTTTGTCTTCGTCATAATATTGTCGTCGTCAGACATTggtcataattatattttatttcgtctTAGTCAGATTTTTTTCCCGTCAAATGTCGTATTCCTCATGATTTATGCTTAGTAATTAATAAGGCTTGATAAATAGggttttatagtattaaaaaatatcccaatatGGCCCAGAGTAGGTTTATAAGCCACTGTCAAATCGTTGTAATTGGCAAATAAACCCCTTATTCGAAACTCCATTTACTTTTTCCGCCCAAATGCTTGTGCAATATATCAGTGGGGCACGTATTGGGCTCAAATGTCAACACCAATTCTCTGTTTTTGGTATGACCTCCAGAGTAGGTATAGGGGAGGGGGGGAGGGTAGACTAGAATATTAGAAGAAGTTCTTGGTAATTAGAAATGCAACGGTGTTGccgtttaaactgccttgagtcCTAGTACCTCACCTGTACAGCCTGAgagctggggtgtattttggaattTAAGAAGGGTTTCTTTATGCTCAAAGAACCCCGGCAGAGAGATTTAACTTGACTCGGGCCCAGCAGTTATCTGCACAATATGTGAGCTGGGGTGAATAACAGAATATTAGACGAGTTCCTTGGTACCTAGAATCGTTGTGGCAGTAGATATAAACTGTACAGACTGAGGGACTAGTgcattttgggatattaggagggtttcttgatgctcagggaagcggcagCTGAGAAATTTACTTGACTCAGGCCTTGCAGTTCATCTGCACTACCAGTGGTCTAGggtatattatagaatattagaagggtttctTGGCGCCCTAGTTTAATTGGCTTGAGGCCCAGTACTTCTCCTGTACAGCACAAgggccggggtgtattttggagATTAGACGGGTTCTTTGATTCTCGgaggaagaatttaacctgtcTTAAGGTCTAGCAGCTCATATACATTACCTGTTGGCGGGAATGTATTTCTAGTATATTATAATGGATTCTTGATGCTTAGAAACGCGATGGTAGTTTAGTTTAAACTACCTTAAGACCAAGTACTTCACATTTATAGCCCAAggccggggtgtattttggagATTAGACAGGCTCTTTGATGTTCAGGGAAGCGgcggtggaagaatttaaccagTGTCAAGGTCTAGCAGCTCATATGCATTACCtgtgggctggggtgtattcTAGTACGCTGTAATGGGTTGTTGGTGCTTAGAAATACAGCGGATGTACAGTTTAAAGTACCTTGAAGCCCAGTACTTCAACTGTGAAACCTGAGCGGGGTGCATTTTGGGATATTGTGAGAATTCCTTGATACCCAGAGAAGTGGCGgcggagaaatttaacttgcctcgTTCCCATCCCTTGGGATGGGCTGTATATTAGAGATTCAACTTGAATTGGGCCGAGCAGTTCATCTTCACAACAGGTGAACTGGGGGTTATAACAGAATATTAAAAGAGTTCATGGTGCCTAGAAACACGTCGGGGgtaaagttaaaaatgtatttttacagtACTTCACCCCTGAACAATCTGAGAGCCAGGAAgattgtattttgggatattaggagggttccttgatgctcagggaagcggctgcGAGACTGTGGGTTCAAGATCTGATCCAGAATAAACCAAGCATTTCCTCCATGCGTGAAAGAAAAGTACCTAtataatacctatatattagAATACTCATTACTCGAACAAATAAAACCAATATCagaataattcttataatttttcagttattattttttgcttatattaAGACAaagaattcttaattaattttaatttcttaaagtcATGGTCAATGCtcgctaaatatattttagttgaagTTAAGaagttatatattcaaaatcctAT includes the following:
- the LOC121128318 gene encoding uncharacterized protein yields the protein MKIFFFCTLFLSSYFQCMPLVKATCRGEKDCLKTYSCSFSLFSSSKCIPPRQRNVFCGKNRNGQTVPDHEICIQDQVKDDNLKGPGLAVNRCYKTKGSFKCQNAYLNYCVTDYTMKQPIKNICPPNFNCVNREFKNGKAKVCIPSKIFQRFGKCSNDFDCGYSTLLNNWALCLGSKCDGPIQ